acaaAATCACTATTTAGTGTTACcagcctttgccttcaaaacagcatcaatttttctaattacacttgcacacagtttttgaaggaactcggcagggaggttgttggaGAACATCTtgggagaactaaccacagatcgtctgtggatgtagacttgctcaaatccttctgtctctttatggATGATGTTGTGGTCAGGGGTCTGTGGGGGCCAtcacatcacttccaggactccttgttcttctttaccctGAAGTTACTTCTTAATGACAttagctggatgtttggggttgttgtcctgctgcggAATATATATGGAACTaatcagacgccttctatttttgaaagcatacttactttgcagcatttttttcacatatttttaacatttttgcacAGTCCTGTATAGATTATTACAGCATATAAGCAATAATTTAAATATTATTATAGTGTGTTAACAGCAGTATAAATATCAATTCTATTTTGGAAGGGGGGATGGATAAGAGATAATTACATCATTTTTATCTACATTTGTTATTTTTggtctattgctccctgttatcagccagtgAGGAGACTGACTGTACCGTTCAGTGGGATGACTAGCATTTTATCTCTTATAGTAATGATATGTGAACCTCTGGAGATATTTACATGCGGActtgtgactgatatcagcagcTTATTGTTTACGCTGCACTTTTAGAAACTGTTAAAGAGACCTTTCATATGTGCGGAATATTTCTGTCAAGACGCTCCTAAAGACGCATCTTAATCTGCTGCTGCGGTTTTCTGCTCCATAGCTTGCATGCATGCCtggagattttggtgcagaattttctagttgcagaaatattccacatgTGTGAAAACTACCGAAAACTTTTGATtttagtgcccctttaatgtCTTGATCCAGTATCGTAGCCCGGCAGAGTGTTGAGAAGCAGCTCAGTTGTAGTTTTATATCCTTTTATTTTACTTTCAAGCCATGTTATTTTTGTAAGGGGTCCAGCTAAATCGGATATTTCAAAAGAATGTGCAAATGGTCTGAAGCCCACTCAGATTGCAACATAATGGCACAAAATGGAATTGAATCACTTAGCATGAATGCACTCGATGCTGTAATAAATGCAGGGAAGAATGCTGTTTATATGTTACTAAGGCTTATGTCAGCCGGGGGAAAGAGTGTGGGATGTGCTGTTGCAATGCTTTGCTGGCCTCTCAAGGGGTTAACCCATGCACTGTGCTCTGTGTCTGGGGATAGGCTGGTGTTACTACTGCGGGTTATGAAACAGGACAAAATAAAAGTAAACAGTCTAGTGGAAGTAGTGCAGAGCACACGTGTTTTGTCTGGGTCACTGCTAAGTGACACTGATATGGCTGGGGCGCTATGTCTTGCAGCTGGGAACTGTTGGCTTCAGCAATCCAAGAATGGACGATGCCAGACTCTCTACAGGACTGAACTGAGCAAAGAAGAATGCTGCAAAAGTGGCAGACTGGGCACCTCCTGGACTGAAGAAGATGTACCCAACAGCACGCTATTCAAATGGATGATATTCAACGGAGGAGCACCGCACTGCATACCCTGCAAAGGTAGGGCATGATCGTCACAGAACCATTAATGTGTCTAGACGTCATAAATTATTATTACAGCATGTTAACAATGGGTTAATATATAACGGTAGTGTCTGTGGACATTATTTGACTATAGACTGGGAGGAGGGGGGTTCTGTTTCCCATAGATCACACCACAGCCATCAGGGATAAGTTCTACAAGCTGTTCTGTATTTGACGCGCATAGCCTCCTACATACGTACCTGAGATCCTTCAGTCTGGGGTTGCAGATTGTGGCCACCTAGAGTTGATTATTAAGTGTTAGTTTTCACGGGGGGATTTATTAAAGCAGTGAAGGGGACATCTGCACTCAATTTTAAAGCAGATTTCTGGAAGGACTTGTGCTCCCTCTCTGTAGACTTTTCCCTTCACTGCATTTCTGGGTTTCttctagctttttgttttgtttctgcagCTTATGATACTTGTACGATACATTGTTTCGCTCGGATTTGCTCCTGTTAGCTACACTGTTGACTCTGAGCTCATTGTCGTGTTTTTTGCAAACAGAAACATGTGAAAACGTGGACTGCGGACctgggaaaaaatgtaaaatgaataAGAAAAATAAGCCAAGGTGCGTCTGTGCCCCGGATTGCTCCAACATCACCTGGAAAGGCCCTGTTTGTGGGCTGGATGGCAAAACATACAAGGACGAATGTGCTCTGCTTAAGGCCAAGTGTAAAGCCGTCCCGGAGCTGGATGTGCAGTATCAAGGCAAATGCAAAAGTATGTCCCAAAAAGTATTGAGTAATGTACAGTATGCACTACCTGTAAAGATGACCGGGCACATGTGACATCATGAACCCACCTATATAATCATACCCCTGTCATGGTGCTCGGTCTTAGTAGGGATGACTTCCAATGGAGCACATTTTGATGGCCTTCTCCCTTGTCTTTGTTTCAGAGACATGCAGAGATGTCCTATGTCCGGGAACGTCCACGTGCGTGGTGGACCAAACCAATAACGCCTACTGTGTGACGTGTCATCGGCACTGCCCGGAGCCGACCTCCCCGGAACAATATCTATGTGGAAATGATGGGATTACGTATGCCAGCGCTTGTCACCTGCGGAAAGCTACCTGTCTCCTGGGCAGGTCCATTGGATTGGCGTACGAAGGAAAATGTATAAGtaggtattttttttgtttatcaaaAGGGCTGATGTTTCTTTGCTGATAATAGTCCTAGTATCATACAGCTGCCTAATGGTCCACAATTATTGACGTCCCCCATAGTAACTGGGAAACCTTAAGTACTGAAAGCTGTGCTCCAGTATATAACCCGCCTCCAATGAAAACATAGATTGTAATATCATGAGGCCTTATTGTATGCAGTTTGACTAATGCTTAGAAAAACTAATTTATTAGTTAGTGTCCAGTTCAAATGTCCAATTATAAAAATCAATGACCCCCTAGAGGGATGAGAAAAATCGATTACAATTAGTATTGGCATTTTACAAAGTCATCATGACTGTacagggaaaaggggggggggggtggaaagctGCTGACGCCATAGTGGTGTATGTATTGTTTGCTCCTGGAGAGATTACTGATATGTTCTTCCTATTTGCAGAGGCCAAGTCATGTGAAGACATAAAGTGCAGCAGTGGTAAGAAGTGCCTGTGGGACTACAGAGTAGGCAGAGGCCGCTGTGCAGTGTGTGAAGATTACTGCCCGGACAGCAAATCTGATGAAGCAGTTTGCGCCAGTGATAACGCCACCTACCCCAGCGAGTGTGCCATGAAGCAGGCTGCCTGCTCGTTGGGTAAACTTTTGGAAGTCAAACACACCGGATCTTGCAACTGTAAGTTCTCCTCTTGCAATCAAAAAAATCCAATCTAAGATTTCGAAAGGCAACCCCTCCGTAATGAAGACTAAGAGAGAATTGGATACCGGCACAATGGCTAAGCTATTTATCGTGATCCATTACTAGCAGGGAAGCTGCCTTGCCAGACTATTATTGCCTGTTGTGCAGGAAAAGCTATACTTTCCATTTACCAGGGGTTGCCTGAGAATATCTTTTCCCCTCTATTTTTTCTAATTTTGCTTCTATGTGCTTCGCTGAATGCTTCATTAACGCTTTTGAGTGATCTAACTCCATGAGACTCACCGGTTGATCCGGTCCCTGTCTTTGCGCAGCGGCCGCTACTAACTCTGAGGACACAAGCAGTACACCTAGAACACGAGCGCTTTTTGTCTGATTACAGGAACCTGCAATAAAAGCCTGATCCATTGGGTTCTTCAGAACTTTCAGCAGTTAAGACTTCAtagattaatttaaaaaataaagacagaaaggaaaaaaaaaagtattaattaAAAGTTGATGCCGAAACGCATCGCTGCAAGTCACATACAATGCAACGCTGTTTTATGGCTGTTCAGAgagcaaaacaaacaaacaaaaaacaatcatGCACTGAGCTTCTGCGCTGTTGTTGTCCTTATTTAAACAACAGCTCCCCTATATTCCCCTATATAGCCATTAATGAAGATCCTGAGGAAGAAGAGGACGAGGATGACCCCGACTACAGCTTCCCATTATCTTCAGTCCACTGGTAAAACTGTTGGAACAGCCTTTTTGGCAAGGAGTGATGTCcatactgtatataggtgtatgctTATTTATtttgaggaagaagaaaaaaaaagtatacatataGTTGAGTCTGGTAGACATTTATTTATACTGTGTCATGTTTTATAATTTATACATAAAATGTCTGTTTTTTGACTGTACACCTTGTTTTGAAGAAATATATTCGTCAAAGGGAGAGCAGTGTTATTTATTGTGAGAAACCTTTGCTTGTAAAGTTCAGCTTTTTCGTGTAAGTCCATTCCTTATAACTGACCATTACTGTCCACTCCATACACTGATGTTATAGAGTTTGTGTCGGCAGGGCCGGATTATAGGGAAGGCACATGCCTGGGGCCCTGCACCACCATTGGGGTCTAGAAGGCCTCCACCACCTACTTTTCCTGCCCAGACCTTTAAAAACGTTGCTGTTGGGCCCTATTTATACCCATGGCAGTCACTTCTAGGACCCTCACCTCTTTCCTGATGGCTGTTTTGTGAAATGGTTGGCCACAAATGCCTATGTTCTCTTTTGAAGTCGTAAAAGAAATTGTTGCCATAACTCCTGTAGATTTTAGTAGAGAGCAAATGCATATATAGCCGCCTCTCTTAGATGTGGCTGCAATAGAGCATCTGGGGTCCCAGTGCTCCTtcattcttaaagggattgtccaggattagaaaaatatggatgatgtatttcaaaaacagcagtgcacctgtccacaggttatgtgtgatattgcaactcagccccattcacttcaatggagttgaGCTGTAATATCATGCAACTCCAAATGCCACTCTTGTCAAACTCCAAGTGCCACCCCTGGCCATAGGCCAAATAACAAATGGCCAATGGACAGGGGTgacactgtttttggaaaaaagtagTCATGCTTTTATaatcctggacaactcctttaatccgGCCCTGAGTTTTGGCAAAGTTTTGCAGCCCATGGCTTGATGAATTCCATTGTTCtggtataggaaaaaaaatagtttgtcAAGCCCTGTCCTGCAGAACGGAGCCGGTTCCTGTTTTAGAGCTTTTTTCTTTGATTTCctcacatttgcatgtcagttccaGTATGTTTATTTATTGGATTTTATCTTTAGTCCTGTACATACATCCTTTGGGTTTTGTTTACAAGGAATCTTGACTGACCAAAAGAAGCTGCAATCGATATATCAACTGAGGTTCATGGAAATCTGTTAGTAATGGCCATTTGTACATGGCTATAACCGCAACCACAAAGACTCTATGAGAACACATCTCGTTCTCCATGAACCCGTGCCAAAATATCAGTGTTGTTCCTTTTTGGTTGTGACCATATCAGAGCTTTATCAGTCCAAGTTTCTTGCTTTTCACAATACACTTCTTTTGTTTCTGATTCAATTTTATACTTTCAAAACATGGCAAGTTAAATATAAATTCATTTAAATATATAGTTTTGTACTTTTTTACCATGTAAATGTGCAATGTATATAAAAGTTATAAAGTGTATTTGTAAATAAATTATGGTTGAACAATAAAAATGGAAATTTCCTATGTAGCTCCGTCATCTGTGTGCACTTGGTTTTATAGAGTACAGCATCTACAATGGGAAGGGGGAGGTGTAAGTCATTAAATCTATAGCCGATTCATTAAGACAAAGCACACCTACCTGTATATCCATAATTGAGAGTAAACAGGGCATTCTAAGAGTGTGAGGTCATTCAGTGCAGTATCCTTCTACAGTGAAACTCTTGGTTGTTTGCTCATATCTTTAAGTCTACATACAGATCAGTTCCATTTGACTTGACTCTCCCCATCCCTCCTCCCGGAGACTTCATCATCTGTCTGGCACTCTGCAACTTCCAATCTTATCAAGTCATCTCATCCGCCCTTAAAAGTGAGAAATACAAACAGCTAGACGTTCCTAATTGCCCATCCAAAATTAAAAGCGAAACCCAATTAATGATGGAGCTGATGGCAGAAAAGCCAAATAAAGCGGGAGAGAGAAAAACACTTGTTATTTGTAGAAAGTCCTGGTTAATAATAGTTAGATTCGCATCACTGCACATTTTTAAAGAGAATTTGTCACAGGGTCACAACTGCTTCAAAAGCTTCTTCTTCTGCAGCAGGTACTGGCTCGGCTCTGAAGATTTggactttttttgtgttttttttagtgcTTTTCTGAAAACTTCTGATGTCATtgagaagttt
This region of Eleutherodactylus coqui strain aEleCoq1 chromosome 5, aEleCoq1.hap1, whole genome shotgun sequence genomic DNA includes:
- the FST gene encoding follistatin isoform X1 — encoded protein: MLNRPGLLGLLVTMSLCHFMEDHTVQAGNCWLQQSKNGRCQTLYRTELSKEECCKSGRLGTSWTEEDVPNSTLFKWMIFNGGAPHCIPCKETCENVDCGPGKKCKMNKKNKPRCVCAPDCSNITWKGPVCGLDGKTYKDECALLKAKCKAVPELDVQYQGKCKKTCRDVLCPGTSTCVVDQTNNAYCVTCHRHCPEPTSPEQYLCGNDGITYASACHLRKATCLLGRSIGLAYEGKCIKAKSCEDIKCSSGKKCLWDYRVGRGRCAVCEDYCPDSKSDEAVCASDNATYPSECAMKQAACSLGKLLEVKHTGSCNSINEDPEEEEDEDDPDYSFPLSSVHW
- the FST gene encoding follistatin isoform X2: MLNRPGLLGLLVTMSLCHFMEDHTVQAGNCWLQQSKNGRCQTLYRTELSKEECCKSGRLGTSWTEEDVPNSTLFKWMIFNGGAPHCIPCKETCENVDCGPGKKCKMNKKNKPRCVCAPDCSNITWKGPVCGLDGKTYKDECALLKAKCKAVPELDVQYQGKCKKTCRDVLCPGTSTCVVDQTNNAYCVTCHRHCPEPTSPEQYLCGNDGITYASACHLRKATCLLGRSIGLAYEGKCIKAKSCEDIKCSSGKKCLWDYRVGRGRCAVCEDYCPDSKSDEAVCASDNATYPSECAMKQAACSLGKLLEVKHTGSCN